The following are encoded in a window of Vicinamibacteria bacterium genomic DNA:
- a CDS encoding FHA domain-containing protein: MTGARNVLLLATAQRVYGFDFDEILRVAIGRHQSNDLQFDSRNVSNYHAEIVSEPDGLVLRDLGSTNGTYVNENRIRQVRLAHGDRIRIGRHEIGVLLTGATPAVDALQVPLSVGGQQGEFGRTDGNGGLTLGRLLVGMCRKGESMLLMLMRGTNEEIPVYILNGRIVHAQAGKARAEKALYRAFEWYKGAYRIEPYPKNDGVARTMGIPVEALVQEGERQAAELDELMSRIPPPEVTLRLRESSKIRICDLTAAELDVFKGLIRYGTLGETMEESPMTDLTVMSLVHSLLQKKVFEVEEGASLLQQTNAITRA, translated from the coding sequence ATGACTGGTGCCCGCAACGTTCTGCTGCTGGCCACTGCCCAGAGGGTATATGGGTTCGACTTCGACGAGATTCTCCGCGTTGCCATTGGCCGACACCAATCCAATGACCTTCAATTCGATTCACGCAACGTTTCTAACTACCACGCGGAGATCGTAAGCGAGCCCGACGGCCTCGTCCTTCGAGATTTGGGGAGCACGAACGGCACTTATGTGAACGAGAACCGAATCCGACAGGTCCGGCTTGCGCACGGAGATCGGATTCGTATCGGTAGACACGAGATCGGGGTTTTGCTCACGGGAGCGACTCCCGCGGTCGATGCCTTGCAAGTGCCTCTCAGCGTGGGCGGGCAGCAGGGAGAGTTCGGTCGGACCGATGGCAATGGTGGCTTGACGCTCGGTCGGCTCCTCGTGGGTATGTGCCGGAAGGGTGAATCGATGCTTCTGATGCTCATGCGCGGCACGAACGAGGAGATTCCCGTTTACATCCTCAACGGCCGCATCGTCCACGCGCAGGCCGGTAAGGCGCGAGCCGAGAAGGCCCTGTATCGCGCTTTCGAGTGGTACAAGGGAGCGTATCGTATCGAGCCCTACCCAAAAAACGACGGCGTGGCGCGCACGATGGGAATCCCGGTGGAGGCGCTGGTCCAAGAGGGTGAACGGCAAGCGGCCGAGCTCGACGAGCTCATGTCGCGAATTCCGCCGCCCGAAGTGACGCTGCGCCTTCGCGAAAGCTCGAAAATCCGGATTTGCGATTTGACGGCTGCCGAGCTCGATGTCTTCAAGGGTCTCATCCGATATGGAACCCTCGGGGAAACGATGGAAGAGTCGCCGATGACCGACCTCACCGTAATGAGCCTGGTGCATTCCCTTCTCCAGAAGAAGGTCTTCGAAGTCGAGGAAGGCGCCTCGCTTCTTCAGCAGACCAACGCGATCACCCGCGCCTGA
- a CDS encoding cytochrome c biogenesis protein, with product MRKQYSKALPYVCFVSMIGALYGAFVYAPTERTMGDVQRIFYFHVASWWVAFVAFAVTFGASILYLWKEERLFDDLALASTEVGVLFTTIGITMGPIWAKYAWGVYWTWDPRLTTALVLWLMYIGYLMLRRYVPDETKRAKLASVVAIIAFVDVPIVFMAIWLWRTQHPSPVIIESEGSGLHPQMRQALYMAFAAFSFLYLWLVQKRLAVEDTRHEVDRLHKELELV from the coding sequence ATGAGGAAGCAGTATTCGAAGGCCCTGCCCTATGTCTGTTTCGTCAGCATGATCGGCGCCCTGTACGGAGCGTTCGTATATGCCCCCACCGAACGTACGATGGGCGATGTCCAGCGAATCTTTTATTTCCACGTAGCCAGCTGGTGGGTTGCCTTCGTCGCCTTCGCGGTAACCTTCGGAGCGAGCATTCTGTATCTCTGGAAGGAAGAGCGACTCTTCGATGATCTGGCGCTCGCGTCCACCGAAGTCGGCGTTCTCTTCACCACGATCGGAATCACCATGGGTCCCATCTGGGCGAAGTACGCCTGGGGCGTTTACTGGACCTGGGATCCGAGACTGACGACCGCCCTCGTGCTCTGGCTGATGTACATCGGCTATTTGATGCTGAGGCGCTACGTTCCCGACGAGACGAAGCGCGCCAAACTCGCCTCGGTCGTTGCCATCATCGCGTTCGTCGATGTTCCCATTGTCTTCATGGCGATCTGGTTATGGCGGACGCAGCACCCTTCGCCCGTCATCATCGAGAGCGAGGGATCCGGCCTCCACCCCCAGATGCGCCAGGCGCTGTACATGGCGTTTGCTGCGTTCTCCTTTCTGTACCTGTGGCTGGTCCAGAAGCGGCTTGCCGTGGAAGACACCCGTCACGAAGTCGATCGATTGCACAAGGAGCTCGAGCTCGTATGA
- a CDS encoding sodium-dependent transporter → MTTGTRETFGSRFGSVMVLIGVAVGLANVWRFPYMAGSYGGAAFVALYILFAVLLGIPAIMAEWTLGRLTRQGTAGAFSSVGMPGGGAIGFVLFFTVFMAESYYTLVVGQVAFYAVETAFVGSAGADPASYFDRTLSGITIPNVSVTALTFLAIGFVLYFGVRKGIEWASRIIMPVVFLALLIVIVRSVTLTGASDGIRFFLLPDWSKLSGQTALAALGQVFFSLSLGGTFFLVYGSYLRDDEDIPKMAIATAGGDLAAAMLGGLAILPAVFAMGVEPDSGPSLLFITLPGVFAEMPGGALMGGLFFGALFLAAFLSAIAAMEVLVDGLHHYCGWARGRSLAVLIIADLLVALPSMASSDILMWNDLIWGSTMQPVGSALTLVALGWFVQRGRVLEEIRRGASIPIGQFWIFWIRWIVPAAIVIVLVHGWTSG, encoded by the coding sequence ATGACGACCGGAACGCGAGAAACGTTCGGCTCGCGGTTCGGATCGGTCATGGTGCTGATTGGCGTAGCGGTGGGGCTCGCCAACGTGTGGCGCTTCCCGTACATGGCGGGAAGCTACGGGGGTGCAGCCTTCGTTGCCCTCTACATACTGTTCGCGGTACTTCTGGGAATTCCGGCGATCATGGCGGAGTGGACCCTCGGACGACTGACGCGTCAAGGGACCGCCGGCGCCTTCTCGTCGGTTGGCATGCCCGGCGGGGGAGCGATCGGGTTCGTTCTGTTCTTCACGGTATTCATGGCCGAGTCCTATTACACGCTCGTCGTTGGCCAGGTGGCTTTCTACGCGGTCGAGACCGCTTTCGTCGGCTCGGCCGGGGCTGACCCCGCGAGCTATTTCGACCGGACGCTATCGGGCATCACGATCCCGAATGTCTCCGTCACCGCGCTCACCTTTCTCGCCATCGGCTTCGTCCTGTACTTCGGGGTGCGGAAGGGCATCGAATGGGCTTCACGGATCATCATGCCCGTCGTCTTTCTCGCTCTTCTCATCGTCATCGTTCGCTCGGTAACCCTCACGGGGGCGAGCGACGGGATACGATTCTTCTTGCTTCCCGACTGGTCCAAGCTCAGCGGACAGACGGCGCTCGCGGCGCTCGGGCAAGTGTTCTTCAGCTTGTCGCTCGGGGGCACGTTCTTCCTCGTCTATGGAAGCTACCTGCGCGACGACGAGGACATACCGAAAATGGCCATCGCGACGGCCGGGGGGGATCTCGCCGCCGCCATGCTCGGAGGGTTGGCGATCCTCCCCGCGGTCTTCGCGATGGGCGTCGAGCCCGACTCCGGCCCCTCGCTACTGTTCATCACGCTTCCGGGGGTCTTCGCCGAGATGCCGGGTGGGGCGCTCATGGGCGGCCTCTTCTTCGGCGCGCTCTTCCTCGCCGCCTTTCTCTCGGCCATCGCGGCGATGGAAGTGCTCGTCGACGGCCTCCACCACTACTGCGGCTGGGCTCGCGGGCGCTCGCTCGCCGTGCTCATCATCGCCGACCTGCTCGTTGCGCTGCCTTCGATGGCGAGCTCCGATATCCTCATGTGGAACGACCTCATCTGGGGATCGACGATGCAGCCGGTGGGCAGCGCCTTGACTCTCGTGGCCCTGGGATGGTTCGTGCAACGGGGCCGCGTCCTCGAAGAGATACGCCGGGGCGCTTCCATCCCCATTGGCCAATTCTGGATTTTCTGGATCCGCTGGATCGTGCCGGCCGCGATCGTGATCGTGCTGGTTCACGGATGGACGTCGGGATGA
- a CDS encoding SDR family NAD(P)-dependent oxidoreductase, which produces MSRLKGKAALITGASRGLGRGLASVFVREGASVFLCARSHDALARAAGELERSAGRKGAVAYLGADVGDPDEAQRLVEVAIERFSHLSILVNNASILGLRAPIVDVDVLTWDEVLRVNCSSLFYVTRPLLPHLIEKGEGSIINVSSSVGRRGKPNWGPYAVSKFGLEGFTQVLAAELEPQGIRVNSVNPGATRTDMRANAYPDEDPMALPTPEDISEIFVYLASDESRSVTGQAFEARDYFRTRI; this is translated from the coding sequence ATGAGTCGACTGAAGGGCAAGGCCGCGCTCATTACCGGCGCGAGCCGGGGCCTGGGACGCGGTCTCGCTTCGGTTTTCGTTCGCGAGGGGGCCTCGGTCTTTCTCTGCGCCCGGAGTCACGATGCGCTCGCGCGGGCCGCGGGCGAGCTCGAGCGATCGGCCGGACGGAAGGGCGCCGTTGCCTATCTCGGCGCGGACGTCGGTGACCCCGACGAGGCCCAACGTTTGGTCGAAGTCGCCATCGAGCGCTTTTCGCATCTCTCGATTCTCGTGAACAATGCGAGCATCCTCGGGTTGCGCGCTCCCATCGTGGACGTGGACGTCCTTACCTGGGACGAGGTTCTTCGAGTCAACTGTTCGAGTCTCTTCTACGTGACGCGACCCCTTCTGCCGCACCTGATCGAAAAAGGCGAAGGCTCGATCATCAACGTGAGCTCGAGTGTAGGCCGCCGCGGCAAGCCCAATTGGGGCCCTTACGCCGTCTCCAAGTTTGGCCTCGAGGGTTTCACGCAGGTGCTGGCTGCCGAGCTCGAGCCGCAGGGCATCCGGGTCAACAGCGTGAATCCGGGGGCCACGCGCACCGACATGCGCGCGAACGCCTATCCCGACGAGGATCCGATGGCGCTTCCCACGCCCGAGGACATCTCGGAAATCTTCGTCTACCTCGCCTCGGACGAGTCGCGCTCGGTCACGGGGCAGGCTTTCGAGGCGCGCGACTACTTTAGGACCAGGATCTGA
- a CDS encoding cupin domain-containing protein has protein sequence MEIRTIFDACRFSPEKMQKVNLFSTNEIFLDVYCLEPGQEQRAHAHVASTKVYVVLEGHARIHVGDESKQVGPGQAVLAPAGERHGVENSSDERLVLLVAMAPPPEHT, from the coding sequence ATGGAGATTCGCACGATATTCGACGCTTGCCGTTTCTCGCCCGAGAAGATGCAGAAAGTGAACCTTTTCTCGACGAACGAGATCTTTCTCGACGTCTATTGCCTCGAGCCCGGACAAGAACAAAGAGCGCACGCCCACGTCGCGTCCACGAAGGTCTATGTGGTCCTCGAAGGCCACGCCCGGATACACGTCGGCGACGAATCCAAGCAGGTCGGGCCCGGCCAGGCCGTTCTCGCTCCCGCCGGAGAGCGTCACGGAGTCGAGAACTCCTCCGACGAGCGGCTCGTGCTTCTCGTCGCGATGGCTCCGCCGCCCGAGCACACCTGA
- a CDS encoding prepilin-type N-terminal cleavage/methylation domain-containing protein — MMSCSSRRSDREGFTLIEVLVAMLATIIVLASVFALLTGSQDSFRRENEVADTQMSTRAGMVYVTRDLAIASYRTPPPAAILWNDGGGINPDEVTIISAHPDFPVSKPMQCGGSGQGRGGGPCGTIAQSSVLRIEPDTMDPSPLSAETAYSEGMTLTAIETSDCNQDNEIGFYPFVVTQPPRMTNAGGREVLQINHNPGKGGEMNPPGGFNNEIREDCAVVGVFRVITYRVSPPPPVGNPTLERRDLSAGPEWVAVADNIENLQVRYGVGNSPDLVDLPGPPTGDPATWIHRVQVSITGRSESTNLKGASAGVFDPADTYLRRTISSMVSLRNVVLASENFLAEGQEPPVQP, encoded by the coding sequence ATGATGAGCTGCTCGAGTCGCCGATCTGACCGCGAAGGGTTTACCCTCATCGAGGTCCTGGTGGCCATGTTGGCCACAATCATCGTTCTGGCCTCGGTCTTCGCCTTGTTGACCGGAAGCCAGGACAGTTTTCGACGCGAGAACGAGGTCGCCGATACTCAGATGTCGACCCGTGCGGGTATGGTCTACGTCACCCGTGACCTGGCCATCGCTTCGTATCGCACCCCACCGCCAGCGGCGATTCTCTGGAATGACGGAGGGGGCATCAATCCCGATGAGGTCACGATCATCTCCGCGCACCCGGATTTTCCGGTTTCCAAGCCCATGCAGTGCGGGGGTTCGGGACAAGGTCGCGGAGGCGGACCCTGTGGGACGATCGCGCAATCCTCGGTTCTGCGCATCGAGCCGGACACCATGGACCCGAGCCCACTGAGTGCCGAGACAGCCTATTCCGAGGGGATGACCCTGACCGCGATCGAGACGTCGGACTGCAATCAGGACAATGAGATCGGATTCTATCCCTTCGTCGTCACCCAGCCGCCGCGCATGACGAACGCCGGCGGAAGAGAGGTCCTTCAGATCAATCACAACCCTGGCAAGGGTGGTGAGATGAATCCCCCGGGTGGGTTCAATAACGAGATCCGAGAGGACTGCGCGGTCGTTGGCGTGTTCCGCGTGATCACTTATCGAGTGAGTCCGCCACCTCCAGTCGGCAACCCCACTCTCGAGAGGCGCGATTTGAGCGCCGGTCCCGAATGGGTGGCGGTCGCCGACAACATCGAGAACTTGCAGGTACGCTACGGCGTGGGAAACTCTCCGGACCTCGTTGACCTGCCGGGCCCACCGACCGGCGACCCGGCGACCTGGATCCATCGCGTCCAGGTCTCCATCACCGGCCGCAGCGAGAGCACGAATCTCAAAGGCGCATCGGCGGGGGTCTTCGACCCGGCGGACACCTACCTGCGGAGAACGATATCGAGCATGGTCAGCCTGCGAAACGTGGTATTGGCGTCCGAAAACTTTCTCGCCGAGGGCCAGGAGCCCCCAGTACAGCCTTAG
- a CDS encoding SDR family NAD(P)-dependent oxidoreductase → MKLRGRRALITGANRGIGRAIALAFAEEGAELVLTARRLDSLAPLPDAECVALDVTDPASIDRAKAAVGDVDVLVNNAGIAGSVKVLEMDDAHWQSHLDTNLTGAFRVTRAFLPGMVASGWGRVINIASTAGKVGFLYTAAYCASKHGLLGFTRALALEMATCGVTVNAICPGFVATEMSERAAKNISKKTGRSEKDAKKWLEKLSPQNRFIEPEEVAAVAVMLASDDARGINGQALNVDGGAVFY, encoded by the coding sequence ATGAAGCTACGGGGACGAAGGGCCCTCATCACTGGGGCCAACCGCGGCATAGGGCGCGCCATCGCCCTCGCCTTCGCCGAAGAAGGCGCCGAGCTGGTGCTGACCGCGCGACGGCTCGACTCATTGGCGCCTCTCCCCGATGCCGAGTGCGTGGCTCTGGACGTGACCGACCCCGCCTCGATCGATCGGGCGAAGGCCGCGGTCGGGGACGTTGACGTCCTCGTGAACAACGCCGGAATCGCCGGAAGCGTGAAAGTCCTCGAGATGGACGATGCGCACTGGCAATCCCATCTCGACACCAATCTCACGGGTGCCTTTCGCGTCACCCGGGCGTTTCTTCCGGGGATGGTGGCTTCGGGATGGGGCCGGGTCATCAACATCGCTTCGACGGCGGGCAAAGTCGGTTTTCTCTACACGGCAGCCTACTGTGCGAGCAAACATGGTCTCCTTGGATTCACGCGGGCGCTCGCTCTCGAGATGGCCACCTGCGGGGTTACGGTGAACGCTATCTGCCCGGGCTTCGTGGCCACCGAGATGTCGGAGCGGGCGGCGAAGAACATCAGCAAGAAAACCGGCCGGAGCGAGAAAGACGCGAAGAAGTGGCTCGAGAAGCTCTCGCCTCAGAACCGCTTCATCGAGCCCGAGGAAGTGGCGGCCGTAGCCGTGATGCTCGCCTCGGACGATGCTCGGGGAATCAACGGCCAGGCGTTGAACGTCGACGGCGGCGCCGTTTTTTACTGA
- a CDS encoding CcmD family protein — MSYLFAAYAVVWIALFTYVMNISSKQKVLDEEMKTLKKLLEQKK; from the coding sequence ATGAGCTACCTGTTTGCGGCCTACGCCGTCGTCTGGATCGCGCTCTTCACCTACGTGATGAACATCTCCTCCAAACAAAAGGTCCTCGACGAGGAGATGAAGACGCTCAAGAAGCTTCTCGAACAGAAGAAATGA